The following coding sequences lie in one Anguilla anguilla isolate fAngAng1 chromosome 14, fAngAng1.pri, whole genome shotgun sequence genomic window:
- the nefla gene encoding neurofilament light polypeptide, translating into MSSLHRDSYFSSSSYKRRYADAGPRAAPRSAYGVRSSALFSAAPLGASRPGSVELELSQAAQVSSEFRAVRTQEKAQLQELNDRFACFIDRVRQLEQQNRALEAELLVLRRRHGEPSRLRALYEQEARRLRAAVEEARGQRQAALGRRDHLEEALRALQSRCEEEVLGREGAEGRLAEARREAGEAALGRAQVQGRADALLEELAFLKRLHEGEVTELQAQAHYGAQVAVETEAARPDLSGALRDIRAQYERLAARNLQSAEDWFRSKAGALAEAAAHRDDAARSSRDEAGEHRRHLQACVLEIDACRGLNQALEKQLQETEDKQSAEIAALQDTIGEMESELRATKSEMARYLREYQDLLNVKMALDIEIAAYRKLLEGEETRLSVGMAGGVSSVYSHSMSVAPSFSRSTFTGLGSGTPYLLSSRLLSSSFSTEEVISASHAQQAEASPAQEEEEKEEEEEKEEEEAQEGEEGGDEEGEEGEKEVEAEEEGDKKGEEEAEGEKEGEGEEEGEKEGEVEVAEEGDKEGEAQDEGKEEGEEEEGAKDEGGEEAAEEVGEEEAGEEEKVKKGEVEEEEGKGEEEKEGESSEADTKGGEEKGKETEVEPPKGKQEEEKKKEDKKEKPKEKKKE; encoded by the exons ATGAGTTCCCTCCACCGCGACTCCtacttctcctcctcctcctacaaGCGCCGCTACGCGGATGCCGGCCCCCGGGCAGCCCCGCGGTCCGCGTACGGGGTCCGCTCCTCCGCCCTCTTCTCGGCCGCCCCCCTCGGGGCGTCCCGCCCGGGCTCGGTGGAGTTGGAGCTGAGCCAGGCGGCGCAGGTGAGCTCGGAGTTCCGGGCGGTGCGGACGCAGGAGAAGgcccagctgcaggagctgaacGACCGCTTCGCCTGCTTCATCGACCGCGTGcggcagctggagcagcagaaCCGCGcgctggaggcggagctcctGGTGCTGCGGAGGAGGCACGGCGAGCCCTCCCGCCTCCGGGCGCTCTACGAGCAGGAGGCGCGCCGGCTCCGGGCCGCCGTGGAGGAGGCGCGGGGCCAGAGGCAGGCGGCGCTTGGCCGGCGGGACCACCTGGAGGAGGCGCTGCGGGCCCTGCAGTCCCGCTGcgaggaggaggtgctggggcGGGAGGGCGCCGAGGGGAGGCTGGCGGAGGCGCGGAGGGAGGCGGGCGAGGCGGCGCTGGGCCGAGCGCAGGTCCAGGGGCGGGCCGACGCcctcctggaggagctggcctTCCTGAAGAGGCTCCACGAGGGCGAGGTGACCGAGCTGCAGGCCCAGGCCCACTACGGCGCCCaggtcgccgtggagacggagGCGGCCCGGCCCGACCTGTCCGGAGCGCTGCGCGACATCCGCGCCCAGTACGAGCGGCTGGCCGCCCGCAACCTGCAGTCGGCCGAGGACTGGTTCCGCAGCAAGGCGGGCGCGCTGGCGGAGGCGGCAGCGCACCGCGACGACGCGGCGAGGAGCTCGCGGGACGAGGCCGGGGAGCACCGGCGCCACCTGCAGGCCTGCGTGCTGGAGATCGACGCCTGCAGGGGCCTCAACCAGGCCCTGGagaagcagctgcaggagaCCGAGGACAAGCAGAGCGCCGAGATCGCCGCCCTGCAG GACACGATTGGCGAGATGGAGAGTGAGCTGAGAGCCACCAAGTCTGAAATGGCACGCTACCTGAGAGAGTACCAGGACCTCCTCAACGTCAAGATGGCCTTGGACATCGAGATCGCTGCTTACAG GAAgctgctggagggggaggagactcGCCTCAGTGTGGGCATGGCAGGGGGCGTGTCCAGCGTCTACTCTCACAGCATGTCAGTGGCCCCCTCCTTCAGCCGCTCCACTTTCACCGGCCTGGGCTCTGGCACCCCCTACCTGCTGAGCTCCAGACTGctcagctcctccttctccacTGAAGAGGTCATCTCGGCCAGCCACGCCCAGCAGGCTGAGGCCAGCCCcgcccaggaggaggaggagaaagaggaagaggaggagaaagaggaagaggaggcacaGGAAGGGGAGGAAG gaggtgatgaagaaggagaggaaggagaaaaggaggttgaggcagaggaagagggggataaaaaaggagaagaggaggcagagggagagaaagaaggagaaggggaggaagagggagagaaagaaggagaagtGGAGGTGGCGGAAGAGGGAGATAAAGAAGGAGAAGCACAGGATGAGGgaaaagaggaaggagaggaagaagagggcgCTAAAgatgagggaggagaagaggcaGCTGAAGAAGTGGGGGAGGAagaagcaggagaggaggagaaagtgaAGAAGGGAGAAgtagaagaggaggaaggaaagggggaagaggagaaagagggggaaagcaGTGAGGCAGACActaaaggaggagaggagaagggaaaGGAAACAGAGGTGGAGCCACCAAAGggaaagcaggaggaggaaaagaagaaagaagacaagaaagaaaaaccaaaggagaagaagaaggaataG